Proteins found in one Triticum urartu cultivar G1812 chromosome 4, Tu2.1, whole genome shotgun sequence genomic segment:
- the LOC125554850 gene encoding probable protein S-acyltransferase 22, whose amino-acid sequence MRKHGWQLPYHPLQVVAIAVFAALGFAFYVFFLPFVGSQTSQYVAMGLYTPLITCVVTLYIWCAATNPGDPGICKPTRLHSRLDKEGRQSHSHSHMDSDHGLHAADNSEKLSSMLERKDSPSWPRCSQLLCLVCLPFSCLFKRCLHPDDQHSEENMSEEGMFFCSLCEAEVLKNSKHCRVCDKCVDGFDHHCRWLNNCVGKRNYKGFFILMSCAVLLLVVQWLSGTLVIILCIVKRGEFSRQIDTKLGSSFSTVAFVIVVATCTILAMIATVPLAQLLCFHILLIKKVNHFETVTEAVDFFHCFILRWRGGGRRGPHPKFLKSKDSFRRSVQNMFGHNFAVAWSLLPSNPKQSQLLFHFSFIANFFGIFVANKTTYATISSLQAAIISDLVSAFVFSIARATFSSIVT is encoded by the exons ATGAGGAAGCACGGGTGGCAGCTGCCGTACCACCCGCTGCAGGTGGTGGCGATAGCCGTCTTCGCCGCGCTGGGCTTCGCCTTCTACGTCTTCTTCCTGCCCTTCGTCGGGAGCCAGACCTCCCAGTACGTCGCCATGGGCCTCTACACCCCGCTG ATTACGTGCGTCGTCACGCTCTACATTTGGTGCGCCGCCACCAACCCCGGCGACCCCGGCATCTGCAAGCCGACCAGGCTGCACTCGAGGCTGGACAAGGAAGGGCGGCAGTCCCACTCCCACTCCCACATGGACTCGGACCACGGCCTTCATGCTGCTGACAACAGCGAGAAGCTGAGCAGCATGCTCGAGAGGAAGGACTCGCCTTCTTGGCCCAGATGCTCTCAACTGCTCTGCTTAGTCTGTTTGCCCTTTTCATGCTTGTTCAAGAGATGCCTCCATCCTGATGACCAGCATTCTGAAGAGAACATGAGCGAGGAGGGCATGTTCTTCTGCAGCTTATGTGAAGCCGAG GTTTTGAAGAACAGTAAGCATTGCAGGGTGTGCGACAAGTGTGTTGATGGCTTTGATCACCATTGCAGA TGGCTCAACAATTGCGTCGGGAAAAGGAACTACAAAGGGTTCTTCATTCTAATGTCTTGTGCCGTTCTCCTG CTTGTGGTGCAGTGGTTGTCAGGAACCCTTGTGATAATTCTCTGCATTGTGAAGCGAGGGGAGTTCTCAAGACAGATTGACACAAAGTTAGGAAGCAGCTTCTCAACTGTAGCATTTGTAATTGTTGTG GCTACTTGCACCATACTAGCAATGATCGCGACTGTACCGCTTGCTCAACTTCTGTGCTTCCATATTCTTCTTATCAAGAAGGTAAATCACTTTGAGACTGTCACTGAAGCTGTGGATTTTTTTCATTGTTTCATTTTGAgatggagagggggagggaggaggGGTCCCCATCCTAAATTTTTGAAATCAAAAGACAGCTTCCGGCGTTCCGTGCAAAACATGTTTGGCCATAATTTTGCTGTTGCTTGGTCCTTACTTCCATCTAATCCGAAACAGAGCCAACTCTTATTCCATTTTTCTTTTATTGCCAATTTTTTCGGCATATTTGTGGCTAATAAGACAACATACG CCACCATATCATCTCTACAGGCAGCGATTATCTCAGATTTAGTCTCAGCTTTTGTTTTCTCCATCGCCCGCGCCACCTTCTCGTCGATAGTCACTTGA